One segment of Macaca fascicularis isolate 582-1 chromosome 4, T2T-MFA8v1.1 DNA contains the following:
- the GPR6 gene encoding G-protein coupled receptor 6 — MNASAASLNDSQVVVVAAEGAAAAATATGGPDTGEWGPPAAAALGAGGGANGSLELSWQLSAGPPGLLLPAVNPWDVLLCVSGTVIAGENALVVALIASTPALRTPMFVLVGSLATADLLAGCGLILHFVFQYVVPSETVSLLTVGFLVASFAASVSSLLAITVDRYLSLYNALTYYSRRTLLGVHLLLAATWTVSLGLGLLPVLGWNCLAERAACSVVRPLARSHVVLLSVAFFMVFGIMLHLYVRICQVVWRHAHQIALQQHCLAPPHLAATRKGVGTLAVVLGTFGASWLPFAIYCVVGSHEDPAVYTYATLLPATYNSMINPIIYAFRNQEIQRALWLLFCGCFQSKVPFRSRSPSEV; from the coding sequence ATGAACGCGAGCGCCGCCTCGCTCAACGACTCCCAGGTGGTGGTAGTGGCGGCCGaaggagcggcggcggcggccacAGCAACAGGGGGGCCGGACACCGGCGAATGGGGACCCCCTGCTGCTGCGGCTCTGGGAGCCGGCGGCGGAGCTAATGGGTCTCTGGAGCTGTCCTGGCAGCTGTCGGCTGGGCCACCGGGACTCCTGCTGCCAGCGGTGAATCCGTGGGACGTGCTCCTATGCGTGTCGGGGACAGTGATCGCTGGAGAAAATGCGCTGGTGGTGGCGCTCATCGCGTCCACTCCGGCGCTGCGCACGCCCATGTTCGTGCTGGTGGGCAGTCTGGCCACCGCTGACCTGCTGGCGGGCTGTGGCCTCATCTTGCACTTTGTGTTCCAGTACGTGGTGCCCTCGGAGACTGTGAGTCTGCTCACGGTGGGCTTCCTCGTGGCTTCCTTCGCCGCTTCTGTCAGCAGCCTGCTGGCCATTACGGTGGACCGCTACCTGTCCCTGTATAACGCGCTCACCTATTACTCGCGCCGGACCCTGTTGGGCGTGCACCTCCTGCTTGCCGCCACCTGGACCGTGTCCCTaggcctggggctgctgcctGTGCTGGGCTGGAACTGCCTGGCAGAGCGTGCCGCCTGCAGCGTGGTGCGCCCGCTGGCGCGCAGCCACGTGGTGCTGCTCTCCGTCGCCTTCTTCATGGTCTTCGGCATCATGCTGCACCTGTACGTGCGCATCTGCCAGGTGGTCTGGCGCCACGCGCACCAGATTGCGCTGCAGCAGCACTGCCTGGCGCCACCCCACCTCGCCGCCACCAGAAAAGGTGTGGGTACGCTGGCTGTTGTGCTGGGCACTTTCGGCGCCAGCTGGCTGCCCTTCGCCATCTATTGCGTGGTGGGCAGCCACGAGGACCCGGCAGTCTACACTTACGCCACCCTGCTGCCCGCCACCTACAACTCCATGATCAATCCCATCATCTATGCCTTCCGCAACCAGGAGATTCAGCGCGCCCTGTGGCTCCTGTTTTGTGGCTGTTTCCAGTCCAAAGTGCCCTTTCGTTCCAGGTCCCCCAGCGAGGTCTGA